One part of the Vitis riparia cultivar Riparia Gloire de Montpellier isolate 1030 chromosome 6, EGFV_Vit.rip_1.0, whole genome shotgun sequence genome encodes these proteins:
- the LOC117915948 gene encoding lysosomal Pro-X carboxypeptidase-like, which produces MAQQLSLLLSLLLVTAICVSAMYPITARFGAVNKLVKSDFEVELPPDFVTYFYNQTLDHFNYKPESYRTFQQRYIMNSAYWGGDNSSSPIFVYTGDEASITAVAAFAGFIVELASRFNGLLLYIEHRYYGDSVPFGSKDEAFSNTSTLGYFTSTQALADYAELITNLKKNLSAENCPVIAIGGSYGGMLASWFRLKYPHIVIGALASSAPILYFDDITPGNAYHVIVTKDFSETSESCYSTIRDSWSEIDKVAAEPNGLANLSQIFMTCEPLNSSQELKYYLALCYVVSAQNDNPPAYPVKKVCDAIDGAPEGTDIIGRVAAGLNASVGPPCHFVYDFKPSNRSEWIWQTCTEMVMPIGHGANDTMFQAWPFDLNNHTKTCQDLFGVTPRPHWITTEFGGHDIKSVLGNFASNIIFSNGLRDPYSAGGVLQNISDSVVAIYTDKGAHCLDLSTPTATDPDWLVSQQEKEVKIIGLWLAEYNARLIS; this is translated from the exons ATGGCACAACAGTTATCGTTATTACTATCACTACTGCTGGTCACAGCAATATGTGTGTCTGCAATGTATCCCATCACGGCAAGGTTTGGTGCAGTCAATAAATTGGTGAAAAGTGATTTTGAAGTAGAACTCCCTCCGGATTTCGTAACATACTTCTACAACCAGACACTCGATCATTTCAATTACAAGCCAGAGAGTTACAGAACCTTCCAACAGAGGTACATTATGAATTCTGCGTACTGGGGTGGGGATAATTCTAGTTCTCCAATCTTTGTTTATACCGGGGATGAGGCGAGTATAACTGCAGTGGCGGCTTTTGCTGGATTCATAGTTGAGCTTGCTTCTCGTTTCAATGGTCTTCTGTTATATATAGAG CATCGATATTATGGTGATTCAGTTCCATTCGGATCCAAAGATGAAGCATTCAGTAACACAAGTACCCTCGGGTACTTCACCTCAACACAAGCTTTGGCAGATTATGCAGAATTGATCACCAACCTCAAGAAGAACTTGTCTGCAGAAAATTGCCCTGTTATAGCCATTGGGGGGTCTTATGGTGGAA TGCTTGCATCTTGGTTTCGTCTGAAATATCCACACATTGTTATTGGTGCTCTGGCATCATCTGCTCCCATCCTCTACTTTGACGACATAACACCCGGAAACGCCTACCATGTCATTGTAACCAAGGATTTTAGT GAAACAAGTGAGAGTTGCTACAGCACCATAAGAGACTCTTGGTCTGAAATCGACAAAGTTGCAGCTGAACCAAATGGGCTTGCCAATCTTAGCCAAATATTCATGACATGCGA GCCTCTGAACTCATCACAAGAGCTCAAGTACTACTTGGCACTTTGCTATGTTGTTTCGGCTCAGAATGACAACCCTCCGGCTTATCCAGTTAAAAAGGTATGTGATGCTATTGATGGAGCACCAGAAGGAACTGATATCATCGGCAGAGTTGCTGCAGGTCTCAATGCTAGTGTTGGACCTCCATGCCATTTTGTATATGATTTCAAGCCAAGTAACAGGAGTGAATGGATATGGCAG ACATGTACCGAGATGGTGATGCCAATTGGACATGGGGCTAATGATACAATGTTCCAAGCATGGCCTTTTGATTTGAACAACCATACAAAAACCTGTCAAGATCTATTTGGTGTTACTCCAAGACCTCATTGGATCACAACAGAATTTGGTGGCCAT GATATAAAGTCTGTACTAGGAAATTTTGCAAGCAACATCATATTCTCCAATGGACTTCGAGACCCTTACAGTGCAGGAGG AGTTCTACAAAATATATCTGATAGCGTGGTAGCTATATATACTGACAAAG GTGCCCATTGCTTGGATTTATCTACCCCAACAGCTACTGACCCTGACTGGTTGGTTTCCCAGCAAGAGAAAGAGGTCAAAATCATTGGATTATGGTTAGCAGAGTACAATGCTAGGCTTATTAGTTAA